In Desulfomonile tiedjei DSM 6799, a genomic segment contains:
- a CDS encoding glycosyltransferase yields the protein MKFSSALRPYVIKRVEELERADLVVGIPCFNNEKTIAHVVQMVSHGLKEYYPQLRAVIIISDGGSTDDTRDVAKEFQLKPWQEKIVGIYRGIPGKGTALRMVLQSAHMLNARACMVVDADLRSISNRWIQALLDPVLSHDFDFVAPIYTRYKYDGTITNNIVYNLCQAVFGKKIRQPIGGDFAFSNRLVQFYVQQDVWETDVARFGIDIWLTIQAIMYEFRICQSHLGRKIHDAKDPSEHLGPMFRQVVSTLFALMEQTERSWHNKTGAEQIPVFGEMSTDEPDPIPVNLAKLVHSFKMGLDHFGSLWEQIFCEDCFAAIKTAARMDVSKFRLPQDTWVRVLYELAGTYHNWPSNRRRLIDLMTPLYYGRVASFVNETKDMTSLEAERLVEEQAAFFVDAKDYLIQAWDNPRTCSRDFLAEAEEL from the coding sequence GTGAAGTTCAGCAGTGCTTTGAGACCGTATGTGATCAAACGGGTTGAGGAGTTGGAAAGGGCGGATCTGGTTGTAGGAATTCCCTGCTTCAACAATGAAAAGACTATAGCTCACGTCGTTCAAATGGTGAGCCACGGCCTGAAGGAATACTATCCGCAACTCCGGGCCGTGATCATCATATCCGACGGTGGTTCTACGGACGACACGAGAGATGTTGCAAAAGAGTTTCAGTTAAAGCCGTGGCAAGAGAAGATCGTCGGTATCTACAGAGGTATTCCGGGAAAGGGAACGGCGCTTCGCATGGTGCTGCAATCTGCTCACATGTTGAATGCACGTGCATGCATGGTGGTGGATGCAGATCTTCGGAGTATTTCCAACAGATGGATTCAAGCGCTTCTGGACCCGGTCCTTTCGCATGACTTCGATTTTGTGGCGCCCATTTACACTCGTTACAAGTACGACGGAACCATAACCAACAATATCGTTTACAACCTCTGTCAGGCGGTATTCGGCAAAAAGATCAGACAGCCTATAGGCGGCGATTTCGCGTTTAGCAACAGGCTGGTTCAATTCTATGTGCAGCAGGACGTGTGGGAAACGGATGTCGCACGTTTCGGCATCGATATTTGGCTTACCATCCAGGCCATCATGTATGAATTTCGGATTTGCCAGTCTCACCTGGGGCGAAAAATACATGACGCAAAGGATCCTTCCGAACATCTCGGCCCCATGTTCCGACAAGTTGTCTCGACACTTTTTGCTCTCATGGAGCAGACAGAAAGAAGCTGGCACAACAAAACCGGAGCGGAACAGATTCCCGTATTCGGTGAAATGAGCACAGACGAGCCTGACCCTATTCCGGTCAATCTGGCGAAACTCGTGCACTCGTTCAAGATGGGATTAGACCATTTCGGAAGTCTGTGGGAACAGATTTTTTGTGAAGACTGTTTTGCTGCAATCAAGACAGCAGCCAGAATGGACGTTTCGAAGTTTCGGCTTCCACAAGATACCTGGGTGCGGGTGCTCTACGAGCTTGCAGGAACGTATCACAATTGGCCGAGTAACCGCAGGAGGCTCATAGATTTGATGACTCCTCTGTACTACGGTCGTGTCGCGTCTTTTGTGAATGAAACGAAAGACATGACCTCTTTGGAAGCCGAACGTCTCGTGGAAGAGCAGGCAGCCTTTTTTGTGGATGCAAAGGATTACCTCATCCAGGCCTGGGACAATCCTCGTACCTGCAGCAGGGATTTTCTCGCTGAAGCGGAAGAATTGTAA
- a CDS encoding glycosyl transferase: MSDFLQRGPISTLHLLGDTNIYTLEREIEEAAETRPIALVLPCLISEMDGSALKVIMSALERVNYLREIIITLGPADKDDFARACDYFLPLHKKGRRVRLIWNDGERVTSLYQEIEKTGLSPGPHGKGRSAWMAYGYILAEGEAYIIALHDCDILSYTSDLLARLVYPTVMPEFDYEFCKGYYSRVTDRLHGRVTRLLFTPLIHALRRILGPLPLLHYFASFRYPLAGEFSMVSDLARINRIPADWGLEVGVLAEIYRNCSLNRICQVELCQNYDHKHQDLSAEDPSRGLHKMAVDVCSTVFRVLCSSGVVLSSGFFDTLRATFLKEAQDLMVMYNGDARINGLKYDRHAEAVAFETFADAIRRAGDVIRTDPLGIPLIPNWNRVFSAIPGFEERLVEAIDCDNREFANIAKFPGGEDRSEVQQCFETVCDQTG; this comes from the coding sequence ATGAGTGATTTTCTACAAAGAGGACCGATCAGCACTCTCCATCTTCTGGGGGACACGAATATTTATACTCTGGAACGAGAAATTGAAGAAGCGGCCGAGACGCGGCCGATAGCGCTCGTACTTCCCTGCCTGATTTCCGAAATGGACGGTTCCGCTCTGAAAGTGATCATGAGTGCTCTGGAAAGAGTGAATTATCTTCGAGAAATAATCATTACCCTCGGACCGGCAGACAAGGACGACTTTGCAAGGGCATGCGACTATTTCTTGCCGCTGCATAAAAAAGGGCGAAGGGTAAGGCTCATCTGGAATGACGGAGAACGGGTAACCTCGTTATATCAAGAAATCGAAAAGACCGGACTTTCACCCGGGCCGCACGGTAAAGGACGCAGTGCCTGGATGGCTTACGGATACATCCTCGCGGAAGGAGAGGCCTACATCATCGCTCTCCACGATTGCGACATTCTTTCGTACACCAGCGATCTTCTGGCGAGGCTCGTCTACCCCACGGTAATGCCTGAATTCGATTATGAATTCTGCAAAGGATATTACAGCCGAGTGACAGACCGCCTGCACGGGCGAGTGACGCGCTTGTTGTTCACCCCGCTTATCCATGCCTTGAGACGAATTCTCGGACCGCTTCCTTTGCTCCATTATTTCGCTTCTTTCAGGTATCCGTTGGCTGGAGAGTTCTCCATGGTTTCAGACTTGGCACGCATAAACCGTATACCCGCGGATTGGGGACTCGAGGTGGGCGTGCTGGCAGAGATCTATCGTAACTGCTCTCTGAACAGAATTTGCCAGGTTGAGCTATGCCAAAACTACGATCACAAACACCAGGATCTCTCTGCTGAAGATCCGTCGAGAGGTCTCCACAAAATGGCGGTGGACGTGTGCAGCACGGTATTCCGTGTGCTGTGCTCCAGTGGAGTCGTACTGAGCAGCGGCTTTTTCGATACGCTCCGGGCAACGTTCCTCAAAGAGGCACAAGACCTTATGGTCATGTACAACGGAGACGCCAGAATTAACGGTTTGAAGTACGACCGACATGCCGAAGCGGTTGCCTTTGAAACCTTTGCCGACGCAATTCGTAGAGCTGGAGACGTTATTCGGACGGATCCATTAGGCATACCTTTGATTCCTAACTGGAACCGTGTGTTTTCGGCCATTCCCGGATTCGAGGAACGATTGGTTGAAGCTATAGATTGTGACAATCGAGAATTCGCAAATATCGCGAAATTTCCCGGAGGAGAGGACAGAAGTGAAGTTCAGCAGTGCTTTGAGACCGTATGTGATCAAACGGGTTGA
- a CDS encoding response regulator, giving the protein MVRNVTTHILFVGVEQTLTARIRRSLKEHGVFVSIAATADHAVSMLDLQPFMDAVLLDVTSSESAVLDALQSMKSAHPLIEVIVMATREKFYVAIQAMKLGAFDLLVQPYRVDELLKKLREAKAHRCEHQEKILAAQKKMLLLRRGIYSEEGT; this is encoded by the coding sequence ATGGTACGGAATGTGACGACACACATCCTGTTCGTTGGCGTTGAGCAAACACTTACCGCACGGATTCGTAGATCTCTCAAAGAACACGGGGTCTTCGTATCCATCGCCGCAACTGCCGATCACGCGGTTTCCATGCTCGATTTGCAGCCTTTCATGGATGCGGTTCTCCTGGACGTGACAAGCTCCGAATCGGCTGTTCTTGACGCTCTGCAAAGCATGAAAAGCGCACATCCTTTGATCGAAGTGATCGTAATGGCGACTCGGGAGAAATTCTATGTAGCAATCCAGGCTATGAAACTCGGTGCGTTCGATCTTCTCGTGCAGCCGTACCGGGTTGATGAACTCCTGAAGAAGCTCAGGGAAGCGAAGGCACACAGATGCGAGCACCAGGAGAAAATCCTGGCAGCGCAGAAGAAAATGCTTCTCTTGCGCAGAGGGATTTATTCCGAGGAAGGAACGTAG
- a CDS encoding IS110 family transposase, whose product MHEEVFVGIDISKDQLDAHVLPKGMHTTVKNDTQGIDSLIEILHAETPMVIVMEATGGYEITVAAQLGLAGLPIAVVNPGQVRDFAKGIGKLAKTDAIDAYVLARFAQTVRPIPKPLPTEDEKQIKELVTRRKQLVDLRASEKNRLHRARSNRVQRSIQTVIAALDKEIEDIDKDVDDLIRKSPLWRETEELLRTFKGVGPITARVLMAKLPELGHVSRHEISRLVGLAPLNKDSGKKKGKREISGGRADVRSTLYMAAVAAITSNVVIKPFYQRLIEAGKPFKVAITACMRKMIVILNAMLKKKQPFQVVFP is encoded by the coding sequence ATGCATGAAGAAGTTTTTGTTGGCATAGATATCTCTAAAGATCAGTTGGATGCGCATGTGCTGCCAAAAGGCATGCACACCACCGTCAAGAATGACACTCAAGGCATCGACTCGCTGATTGAGATCCTCCACGCAGAGACCCCCATGGTAATCGTGATGGAAGCCACCGGAGGCTACGAGATAACCGTTGCGGCCCAGTTAGGTCTCGCCGGCCTGCCGATCGCTGTCGTCAACCCTGGTCAGGTGCGGGACTTTGCTAAAGGCATCGGAAAACTCGCCAAGACAGACGCCATCGATGCTTATGTGCTGGCACGCTTTGCCCAAACGGTTAGGCCCATACCGAAGCCGCTGCCAACGGAGGACGAAAAGCAAATCAAGGAACTCGTAACACGTCGAAAGCAGCTTGTTGATTTGCGTGCATCAGAAAAGAATCGCCTCCATCGAGCCCGTTCCAATCGCGTGCAGCGCAGCATTCAAACGGTCATAGCAGCCCTAGATAAGGAAATCGAAGACATCGATAAAGATGTCGATGACCTTATCAGGAAATCGCCTCTGTGGCGTGAAACAGAGGAACTCCTCCGAACCTTCAAAGGCGTGGGCCCCATAACTGCCAGAGTGCTCATGGCAAAACTGCCCGAACTGGGACATGTCAGCCGTCATGAAATCAGTCGCCTCGTCGGCCTGGCGCCTCTCAACAAAGACAGCGGAAAGAAGAAAGGCAAGCGCGAGATTTCGGGTGGACGGGCGGATGTACGCTCAACCCTGTATATGGCTGCAGTCGCGGCCATAACGTCCAATGTAGTCATCAAGCCTTTCTATCAACGCCTCATTGAGGCTGGAAAACCTTTCAAGGTTGCCATCACGGCTTGTATGCGTAAGATGATCGTCATCCTAAACGCAATGCTCAAGAAAAAACAGCCTTTCCAGGTAGTTTTTCCTTGA
- a CDS encoding sigma-54-dependent Fis family transcriptional regulator — translation MKANTHVKQASPENITPTGENTDAQIQQALILAQARLKALFEYMQNGVVILRPEQNGSDFIIVDMNRAAERIEKIKRDRAIGKSVLKVLPGLEEFGLLDVFRTVWRTGKPVDYPVTRYKDDRLEGWRDHFVYRLPSGELVTVYSDETRRKQAEEEMHKSHALFRAVVESVPDCIFIQDASLRFTYVNPAVEKLLGRPASEILGQTAEDIYGEEAGRTIRQWDRRVLQGQSLEEEHTRPVDGVYLTFHDIRVPLRNHTNEVVGICGIARNITERKRLSWDMQECAEDYRSEAMREVVNKAFFASTTDSIILLQGESGSGKDYLARWIHDHSRRVDGPFFALNCAAISPELAESELFGHEHGAFTGARGKKKGLLELAEGGTLLLNEIGELSLAMQSKLLTFLDTRSYLRVGGNKSIRVDARLIAATHRNLETEVQTGRFLPALFYRLNVFPIVVPPLRQRVEDIPIIARSLLKKLTVEMQLPGIREISSEDLEALARYHWPGNIRELRNVLERSLMLSQDGDFRVALSTGEDASGHEWTMRIGFPTDGTLKKMSDLVTESLCREALRRCKGNRKAAARLLGISRDSMHRHIRRFGIVSDDRTTL, via the coding sequence GTGAAAGCCAATACGCACGTGAAACAGGCTTCCCCCGAAAACATCACCCCCACTGGAGAGAACACGGATGCCCAGATCCAACAGGCTCTCATACTCGCGCAAGCCCGACTGAAGGCTCTGTTTGAATATATGCAGAATGGGGTGGTTATTCTCAGACCCGAACAGAACGGCAGCGATTTCATCATTGTGGATATGAACCGTGCGGCAGAACGGATCGAAAAGATCAAACGCGATAGAGCCATTGGAAAAAGTGTTCTCAAGGTGTTGCCAGGCCTGGAAGAATTCGGCCTCCTGGATGTCTTTCGGACAGTGTGGCGCACCGGTAAGCCTGTCGATTATCCTGTAACCAGGTACAAGGACGACCGGCTTGAAGGATGGCGGGATCACTTTGTCTACAGGCTCCCTTCAGGCGAACTCGTCACCGTATACAGTGACGAGACCAGGCGAAAACAAGCCGAAGAAGAGATGCATAAAAGCCATGCGCTCTTCCGAGCCGTGGTAGAAAGCGTTCCGGATTGCATTTTCATCCAAGATGCTTCCCTGCGGTTTACGTATGTGAATCCGGCTGTGGAAAAACTCCTGGGAAGACCGGCTTCCGAAATTCTGGGACAAACAGCGGAGGACATCTACGGGGAAGAAGCAGGAAGAACCATTCGCCAGTGGGACCGCCGGGTGCTCCAGGGACAATCTCTGGAAGAAGAGCATACCAGGCCGGTGGACGGAGTCTATTTAACCTTTCATGACATCAGGGTGCCTCTGAGAAATCATACGAATGAAGTTGTCGGAATCTGTGGAATCGCCCGCAATATTACCGAGCGCAAACGGCTTAGCTGGGACATGCAGGAGTGTGCGGAAGATTATCGCTCCGAAGCAATGCGTGAAGTAGTGAACAAGGCTTTTTTTGCATCCACCACGGATAGCATCATACTGCTACAGGGCGAGAGCGGAAGCGGAAAAGATTACCTCGCTCGCTGGATACACGATCACTCCCGACGGGTTGACGGCCCGTTCTTCGCCTTGAACTGCGCTGCGATTTCGCCGGAACTGGCGGAATCCGAGCTTTTCGGACACGAGCACGGTGCGTTCACCGGGGCACGAGGCAAGAAAAAAGGGCTCCTGGAATTGGCGGAAGGCGGAACCCTGCTCTTAAACGAAATCGGTGAGCTATCCCTTGCTATGCAATCCAAACTGCTGACGTTTCTGGATACTCGATCGTACCTGAGGGTTGGCGGCAACAAGAGCATTCGCGTCGATGCCCGTCTCATCGCAGCCACTCACCGGAATCTTGAAACAGAGGTGCAAACCGGGCGTTTCCTACCTGCGCTTTTCTACCGGTTGAACGTGTTTCCCATAGTCGTTCCGCCTCTCCGCCAACGGGTTGAGGATATACCGATTATCGCCCGATCTCTTCTGAAAAAATTGACTGTTGAAATGCAACTCCCCGGAATTCGCGAGATTTCTTCAGAAGACCTGGAAGCTCTTGCCCGCTATCACTGGCCGGGAAATATCCGTGAACTGCGTAACGTGCTGGAACGGTCACTGATGTTGTCGCAGGACGGGGACTTCCGGGTGGCCCTCTCAACGGGCGAAGATGCTTCCGGACACGAATGGACGATGCGGATCGGTTTTCCGACCGACGGGACTCTCAAGAAAATGAGCGATCTCGTGACGGAATCACTTTGCAGAGAAGCGCTTCGACGCTGCAAGGGAAATCGGAAAGCAGCGGCACGGCTGCTTGGGATTTCTCGTGATTCGATGCATCGGCACATCCGTCGCTTCGGGATAGTGTCAGACGATCGCACCACCTTGTAG
- a CDS encoding HAD-IIB family hydrolase, with protein sequence MKANKKIVVFTDLDSTLLDTNTYSWAAARAALDALKRAHGHLVPVSSKTLVEMEPLHEALGFTDPYVVENGGGIVVPPESRLKETISFIAGSAGLVSEQRASVWALGKSYEEVVAGLREISEETGVRLLGFSSMSDADVTCLTGLSLNDARKARARQFSEPFLIIEDVLPEAEPMEAAAAKRGLTVVKGGRFWHLMGHNGKGAAVSSLIRAYTQLFGQVLTIGLGDSPNDLSFLEIVDVPVLLGMNRRLFRHSESSGKLRNYPRTGPEAWNQAVLEILSEEQEELQ encoded by the coding sequence TTGAAGGCCAATAAGAAAATAGTTGTCTTCACAGATCTGGATTCCACGCTTCTGGACACGAATACCTATTCGTGGGCTGCGGCCCGAGCTGCACTCGATGCGCTTAAGCGAGCGCACGGTCATCTCGTGCCGGTTTCAAGCAAGACTCTGGTGGAAATGGAACCTTTGCATGAGGCATTAGGATTCACAGATCCGTATGTAGTTGAAAATGGCGGAGGAATCGTTGTGCCACCGGAAAGCCGTCTAAAGGAGACCATATCCTTCATTGCGGGAAGCGCAGGGTTGGTATCCGAACAGAGAGCTTCCGTATGGGCGCTCGGGAAATCGTATGAAGAAGTGGTTGCGGGTCTGCGCGAAATTTCCGAAGAGACTGGTGTTCGACTCCTGGGGTTTAGCTCCATGTCAGATGCGGACGTTACCTGTTTGACAGGACTTTCATTGAATGATGCCCGGAAAGCGCGAGCCAGGCAATTCAGTGAGCCTTTTCTCATTATTGAGGATGTTTTGCCGGAGGCGGAACCCATGGAAGCAGCCGCAGCGAAAAGAGGCCTCACGGTAGTGAAAGGAGGAAGATTCTGGCACCTCATGGGACACAATGGGAAAGGTGCAGCGGTTTCATCTCTTATTCGAGCGTACACGCAATTGTTCGGCCAAGTACTCACGATAGGACTCGGCGACAGCCCCAATGATCTTTCATTCTTGGAAATTGTGGATGTTCCCGTGCTTTTGGGGATGAACAGACGCCTGTTCAGGCATTCGGAATCGTCCGGGAAGCTTCGAAACTACCCGCGGACCGGACCCGAAGCGTGGAATCAGGCGGTACTTGAAATTCTATCTGAGGAACAGGAGGAGCTTCAATGA
- a CDS encoding NifU family protein, protein MREEIQAALDLVRPQLQADGGDAEIVDVTPEGIVKLRLKGACGGCPMSQMTLKMGIERILKERVPAVKSVEAV, encoded by the coding sequence ATGAGAGAGGAAATTCAGGCAGCACTTGATTTGGTCAGACCGCAGCTTCAGGCTGACGGTGGAGACGCGGAAATAGTTGATGTCACCCCGGAAGGAATCGTGAAATTACGCCTTAAGGGTGCATGCGGCGGTTGCCCCATGAGCCAGATGACCCTCAAAATGGGTATCGAGAGAATCCTCAAAGAACGCGTTCCCGCCGTGAAGAGTGTTGAAGCCGTCTAG
- a CDS encoding AMP-binding protein, which translates to MIKARVKPENSNANLKSYYDAYKSFSWEQVKKEFTTDHEGYVNIAYEAVDRWADNPATADNTALIIERADVVETITFKDLKERSCRLTNLLLKFGFKIGDRFFIFLPPCPEIYYAMLACARIGVIFSNLYTTLNFEELHWRFNNAQPRGIITHPHLVERLPSESSEYLKCILLTDGPTPGLFPSEVELESMMQYMSSEHSVKWVAENTPLYLLYTSGSTGPPKGVVHAHQDMAGHLITARWVLDLNERSVLWTDGDPAWVTGTVYGAFAPWLCGAASVIQGNPFSASSWYRTIEKYKVNVWYTTPQSIRRLMEAGADLPGRYDFSDLRHIATVGEALSPELFYWVRENLKHSPHDTWWMTETGMICIANFPSQQIKPGSMGKPVPGIEAAVLDPQGEPLSILTLGELALKVPWPSMMQAVWNDDERFAAYFSEEWFLTGDMVIKDEDGYYYHEGRNDDLIKAGQTFVGPYEVEQVLCMHPAVAEAGAISKPNDKGRVEVKAFVKIAKGYAASVRLNYEIKAFVRTNLHSEIPLGEIEFLDELPRTLSGKLLRRVLRARELGLPSGDPKKLRG; encoded by the coding sequence ATGATCAAGGCCCGAGTCAAACCTGAAAATTCCAATGCAAATCTGAAATCGTACTATGACGCCTACAAGAGCTTTTCATGGGAACAGGTGAAGAAAGAGTTCACAACAGACCATGAAGGCTACGTCAACATTGCGTACGAAGCGGTCGATCGCTGGGCAGACAATCCTGCCACAGCAGACAATACGGCCCTGATTATCGAAAGGGCTGATGTTGTTGAGACGATCACGTTCAAAGATCTGAAAGAAAGATCGTGTCGGCTGACAAATCTGCTCCTGAAATTCGGGTTTAAGATCGGCGACCGTTTCTTCATATTCCTCCCTCCCTGCCCGGAAATCTACTACGCAATGCTCGCATGCGCTCGAATAGGCGTTATCTTTTCCAATTTGTACACCACCCTCAACTTTGAAGAACTGCACTGGAGATTCAACAACGCGCAGCCGCGAGGTATCATCACCCATCCACATCTCGTGGAAAGACTTCCGTCGGAATCATCCGAGTATCTCAAATGCATACTGCTTACAGACGGACCTACCCCCGGCCTGTTCCCCTCCGAAGTGGAACTGGAATCCATGATGCAGTACATGTCTTCCGAGCATTCCGTAAAATGGGTTGCCGAGAATACTCCTCTCTATTTGCTTTACACTTCGGGTTCCACAGGACCTCCGAAAGGGGTGGTCCACGCTCACCAGGACATGGCGGGACATCTGATTACTGCACGCTGGGTGTTGGACCTGAACGAGCGCTCTGTGTTATGGACTGACGGCGATCCTGCGTGGGTCACAGGTACGGTGTACGGAGCGTTTGCTCCCTGGTTGTGTGGAGCGGCTTCTGTTATTCAAGGTAATCCTTTTTCTGCCTCGAGTTGGTACAGGACCATCGAGAAATATAAGGTCAATGTATGGTACACCACTCCGCAGTCCATCAGGAGACTCATGGAAGCCGGCGCGGATTTACCCGGCAGGTACGATTTTTCCGATCTGAGGCATATTGCTACCGTAGGCGAGGCGCTATCACCTGAGCTGTTCTATTGGGTGAGGGAGAATCTGAAACACTCACCACACGACACATGGTGGATGACGGAAACCGGTATGATTTGCATCGCGAATTTTCCATCGCAGCAGATCAAGCCCGGTTCCATGGGTAAACCTGTTCCCGGGATTGAGGCTGCAGTTCTTGACCCGCAAGGCGAGCCTCTCTCGATTCTGACTCTCGGAGAGTTAGCGCTTAAAGTTCCCTGGCCTTCCATGATGCAAGCGGTGTGGAACGATGATGAACGGTTCGCGGCGTACTTTTCCGAAGAATGGTTCTTGACCGGTGACATGGTAATAAAGGACGAGGATGGTTATTATTACCATGAAGGCCGAAATGACGATCTCATAAAAGCAGGTCAGACATTTGTCGGGCCGTACGAAGTGGAGCAGGTACTGTGCATGCATCCGGCAGTTGCAGAAGCAGGAGCAATCTCGAAACCGAATGATAAGGGCAGAGTGGAGGTGAAAGCCTTTGTGAAGATCGCAAAGGGCTATGCAGCCTCAGTACGCCTGAATTACGAGATAAAAGCTTTTGTCAGAACAAACCTGCATTCCGAAATTCCCTTGGGAGAAATCGAGTTTCTGGACGAACTTCCCAGAACGCTTTCCGGTAAATTGCTGAGACGGGTGCTGAGAGCACGGGAACTCGGTTTGCCTTCCGGAGATCCGAAGAAACTGCGGGGCTGA
- a CDS encoding ankyrin repeat domain-containing protein — translation MEKTKIKASEVVRDIRAGMDDTALMEKYHLSADKLMNLLNQLVDKGLLFQDELDDRVQLFEATVELILQFPAFDDSQKKKYNELLIHAARTGNAKETERLLNNGADVNARGKWGMTPIIWAASKGHKRIVDLLLRRGANVNTRAENGSSALMWSCFSGNTEIAEILINRGADVNAKAVSGRTALISACHNGHFETVHLLLRKGADPNLRENQGKNALAYANEKGHQSVVAMLTRHGAQ, via the coding sequence ATGGAAAAAACCAAAATCAAAGCGAGCGAGGTAGTGAGAGACATACGAGCCGGCATGGACGACACGGCTCTTATGGAGAAATACCATCTTTCTGCTGATAAGTTGATGAATTTACTCAATCAACTGGTTGATAAAGGACTCCTCTTTCAGGACGAGTTGGATGACAGGGTACAACTGTTTGAAGCTACCGTAGAGCTCATTCTTCAATTCCCGGCTTTCGACGATTCTCAGAAGAAGAAATACAATGAGCTGCTCATTCATGCAGCGCGGACCGGAAACGCGAAGGAGACGGAACGTCTTCTCAATAACGGAGCGGACGTGAATGCACGCGGCAAGTGGGGCATGACTCCCATCATCTGGGCTGCTTCAAAAGGGCACAAACGGATTGTAGATCTGCTCCTCAGACGCGGTGCGAACGTGAACACAAGGGCTGAAAACGGCAGTAGTGCTCTCATGTGGAGTTGCTTTTCCGGCAACACTGAAATCGCCGAAATCCTCATTAACAGGGGAGCTGACGTCAATGCGAAAGCCGTTTCCGGCCGGACTGCGCTGATTTCCGCCTGCCACAACGGTCATTTTGAAACGGTGCACCTGCTCCTGAGAAAAGGGGCGGACCCCAATCTCAGGGAAAATCAGGGCAAGAACGCCCTGGCATACGCAAATGAAAAGGGCCATCAGTCGGTGGTGGCCATGTTGACCAGGCACGGGGCGCAGTAA